CCCCGTGGCGGTCATGGCGGCGCTGGTGCCGCTCTGGCTCGCCGTGTTCACCATGGCCAAAGAGCCCCTCGGCCCCAAGGGCTGGGTGGGCATTGCGCTGGGCATCGCGGGAGTGGCAGTGTTGGTGTGGCCCAGCAGCGGCGTGCGCATCCACACGGGCGGCCTGGTGGCCATGGTGGCCGCGCCGCTCATCTGGTCCTGGGGCACGCTCCACGGCAAGCACTTCGTCCACGGCGGCGGGCTGATGACCAACGTGGGCATCCAGATGGCCACGGCCGCGGTCATCGGCCTTCTGGTGGCGCCGCTCACGGGCGGGTTCCTGCGGGGGCCTCTCATCCACAAGGCGCTTTACGCAGTGGGCTACCTGGCACTGTTTGGTTCCATGCTCGCCTTCTCCGCCTACATCTACCTGGCCAAGGCCTGGCCCCCGGCGAAGATGGGCACCTATGCCTACCTGAATCCCCTGGTGGCGGTCCTGCTCGGCACGGCGATCCTCCACGAACCCTTCGGGCTGCGCGAGGCCGTTGGCATGGCCGTCATCTTCGCGGCTGTGGCGCTGGTGCAGTTCAGGGCGAGGGTGGCCGTTCCGGTTGAGTAGACGCGTCAGCGGGGCAAGGGCACGTCGGCGATGAGGAAGTTTGCGGGGGCCGGATGGGGGAGCTTCTCTTCAAGGAGTGTGATCTGGCTGTTGACGATGAAGCGGAAGGCCGTCCCCACAACGGCGCCGGTGGTGGGGATCCCACGCAGGCCGGGATGGCCCGCCGCCAGCACCTTGATTGAGCGCAACGCGGTTTCGCCTTCGTTCAGGTCCAGGAGCGCAACGCGTCCCGGAGCGAGACCGTTCTGCACGCCCACCAGCTTGTGGCCGTACCGGCTGAGTCCGTCGATGCCCTGGAGATGCAGGCCCGGAGGAATCTGGATGTCGATGAGACCGCGGTCCGCCAGGGAGAGCCGGTACAGCCCGGGCCCCTGGGCGCCCACCAGCAGGCCCTGGCCATCGCGGGTGAGCACGATCCCATTGGGGTACCCGAGGGTTCCGGGCGGCAGCAGCGCCTCCAGCAGATCCTGCTCCGGCGGCAGCCGGAGCACGGTGCCCG
This sequence is a window from Geothrix sp. PMB-07. Protein-coding genes within it:
- a CDS encoding EamA family transporter, encoding MLAWLAYLTVAVVWGSTYFAIALGLESFTPYGMVAVRFTVASVLALGLGRVRREPLPPLREVGHLMVVGALLLGGSNALVSYAELHVSTGPVAVMAALVPLWLAVFTMAKEPLGPKGWVGIALGIAGVAVLVWPSSGVRIHTGGLVAMVAAPLIWSWGTLHGKHFVHGGGLMTNVGIQMATAAVIGLLVAPLTGGFLRGPLIHKALYAVGYLALFGSMLAFSAYIYLAKAWPPAKMGTYAYLNPLVAVLLGTAILHEPFGLREAVGMAVIFAAVALVQFRARVAVPVE